A genomic segment from Luteolibacter rhizosphaerae encodes:
- a CDS encoding PhoPQ-activated pathogenicity-related family protein: protein MRFVGIGILTVLLGSAAWAAGKEVRAVPPDLANYVAKAEPEYAWTVEDVKELPGIKAWRLKLTSQVWQGITWSHDLLVVRPAEVSTEKVLLLNEGGSASMQKAMYAALLAGKIKAPVALLLGVPKQPLFDGKREDDLIAETFVRYLDSGDASWPLLFPMVKSVVKAMDTLQEFSRKEWEQPVQKFIVGGGSKRGWTTWLTAASDARVMAITPMVIDVLNMREQLTHQQRSLGGTSEQISPYTSRGLVPVPDTPRAESLWSMIDPWTYRERFTMPKLIVLGNNDRYWSTDALNLYWDALPGEKYISYTPNAGHDLTERDEAGKKLNADRAINNVSAFVRYQLTGKPLPKLAWKHGTEADGSLKLEVTADPAPKEARLWVARSDTKDFREARWSSQAIELKEGGPVTATVAKPESGFIAYYADLGYEIDGLPQWLCTQLRVAGAEEK from the coding sequence ATGCGTTTTGTCGGAATCGGGATACTCACGGTGCTGCTGGGCTCGGCGGCTTGGGCGGCGGGGAAAGAGGTGCGGGCGGTGCCGCCGGATCTGGCGAACTACGTGGCGAAGGCGGAGCCGGAGTACGCGTGGACGGTGGAGGATGTGAAGGAGCTGCCGGGGATAAAGGCGTGGCGGCTGAAGCTGACGTCCCAGGTGTGGCAGGGCATCACGTGGTCGCACGATCTGCTGGTGGTGCGGCCGGCGGAGGTCTCGACCGAGAAGGTGCTGCTCCTCAATGAAGGCGGCAGCGCCTCGATGCAGAAGGCGATGTATGCGGCGCTGCTGGCGGGCAAGATCAAGGCCCCGGTGGCGCTACTGCTGGGCGTGCCGAAGCAGCCGCTCTTCGACGGCAAGCGGGAGGACGACCTGATCGCGGAGACCTTCGTGCGCTACCTGGACTCCGGGGATGCCTCGTGGCCGCTGCTCTTCCCGATGGTGAAGAGCGTGGTGAAGGCGATGGATACGCTGCAGGAATTCAGCAGGAAGGAGTGGGAGCAGCCGGTGCAGAAGTTCATCGTGGGCGGCGGCTCGAAGCGCGGCTGGACGACCTGGCTGACGGCGGCGAGCGATGCGCGGGTGATGGCGATCACGCCGATGGTGATCGACGTGCTGAACATGCGCGAGCAGCTCACGCACCAGCAGCGCTCGCTGGGTGGGACGAGCGAGCAGATCTCTCCCTACACGAGCCGCGGGCTGGTGCCGGTGCCGGATACGCCGCGCGCGGAGAGCCTGTGGAGCATGATCGATCCGTGGACCTATCGCGAGCGCTTCACCATGCCGAAGCTGATCGTGCTGGGGAACAACGACCGCTACTGGAGCACGGATGCGCTGAACCTGTATTGGGATGCGCTGCCGGGTGAGAAATATATCTCCTACACGCCGAATGCCGGGCATGACCTGACCGAGCGGGATGAGGCGGGCAAGAAGCTGAACGCGGATCGCGCGATCAACAATGTGTCCGCCTTCGTGCGCTATCAGCTCACGGGCAAGCCGCTGCCGAAGCTGGCGTGGAAGCACGGGACGGAGGCGGATGGCAGCCTGAAGCTGGAGGTGACGGCGGATCCCGCGCCGAAGGAGGCGCGGCTGTGGGTGGCGCGCTCGGACACGAAGGATTTCCGCGAGGCGCGCTGGAGCTCGCAGGCGATCGAGCTGAAGGAGGGCGGTCCGGTGACGGCCACGGTGGCGAAGCCGGAGAGCGGATTCATCGCCTACTACGCGGATCTGGGCTACGAGATTGATGGCCTGCCGCAGTGGCTGTGCACTCAATTGCGAGTGGCCGGTGCGGAGGAAAAGTGA
- a CDS encoding sensor histidine kinase, whose amino-acid sequence MRLPLADLSLLFDTSDFPARWRCGNWSEVHGWFHVISDLAIAGAYSMIPLALATYWWCKRNELVFPRLFWLFAAFIFSCGFTHLVDAIIFWEPVYRFSALMKTVTALASWATVIALFRIAPKALQLPGLHRLNLQLKDQLAKTKEAEQALARSNGDLEAFTGVVTHDLRNPLTNALFMTEMAREAEARGESTGPALKVALESLRQMEALISELHGRSKVFSSTDEMVELDLEAVVQAAKQNLTPLIESSAARLEMGELPPVRGNRTMLVQLFINLVENAIKYRSSAAPHIRIEGESVVGLTIVRVADNGVGIPLEQAERVLEPGVRGENVGVVPGSGLGLAFCRRIMEAHRGTIRVSNGVTGGAVVELCFGG is encoded by the coding sequence ATGCGACTGCCCCTCGCGGACCTGAGTCTATTGTTCGATACCTCCGATTTCCCGGCGCGCTGGCGCTGCGGGAATTGGAGCGAGGTCCACGGGTGGTTCCATGTGATCTCGGATCTGGCGATCGCGGGAGCCTACTCGATGATCCCGCTGGCGCTGGCGACCTACTGGTGGTGCAAGCGGAACGAGCTGGTCTTCCCGCGGCTGTTCTGGCTCTTCGCGGCCTTCATCTTCAGCTGCGGCTTCACGCACCTGGTGGATGCGATCATCTTCTGGGAGCCGGTGTACCGCTTCTCCGCGCTGATGAAGACGGTGACGGCGCTGGCCTCTTGGGCGACGGTGATCGCGCTCTTCCGCATCGCACCGAAGGCGCTGCAACTGCCGGGCCTGCACCGGCTGAACCTGCAACTGAAGGATCAACTGGCGAAGACGAAGGAGGCGGAGCAGGCGCTGGCGCGGAGCAATGGCGATCTGGAGGCCTTCACCGGGGTGGTGACGCATGATCTGCGGAACCCGCTGACGAATGCGCTCTTCATGACGGAGATGGCGCGGGAGGCGGAGGCGCGCGGGGAATCGACCGGGCCGGCGCTGAAGGTGGCGCTGGAATCGCTGCGGCAGATGGAGGCGCTGATCAGCGAGCTGCACGGGCGCTCGAAGGTATTCTCCAGCACGGATGAGATGGTGGAGCTGGATCTGGAAGCGGTGGTGCAGGCGGCGAAGCAGAACCTGACGCCGCTGATCGAATCGAGCGCGGCGCGGCTGGAGATGGGCGAGCTGCCGCCGGTGCGCGGGAACCGCACGATGCTGGTGCAGCTGTTCATCAACCTGGTCGAGAACGCGATCAAGTACCGCAGCAGCGCGGCGCCGCACATCCGGATCGAGGGGGAGTCGGTGGTGGGTCTGACGATCGTGCGGGTGGCGGACAATGGCGTGGGGATTCCGCTGGAGCAGGCGGAGCGGGTCCTCGAGCCGGGCGTGCGCGGGGAGAATGTGGGGGTGGTGCCGGGGAGCGGTCTGGGGCTGGCCTTTTGCCGGCGGATCATGGAGGCGCACCGGGGGACGATCCGGGTTTCGAACGGGGTCACGGGCGGCGCGGTGGTGGAGTTGTGTTTCGGGGGGTGA
- a CDS encoding ABC1 kinase family protein codes for MNLSPVHLKRYKDIAALFMKYGRGDLLAHADLPVTETPEKTTDDQPPAQLADDIEKLGPAFVKIGQLLSTRSDLLPPAYLDALGRLQDKVEAVDYEEIENTVQAELGVRVSKAFESFERKPLAAASLGQVHLATLRGGRQVAVKVQRPGIRRKISEDLESLESIATFLDEHTDFGKKYETLRIVDQFRGSILRELDYQREAASLKEIRANLSGFSRLVVPQVVDDYSSGRVLTMDYVPGTKIPALSGAVLTDLDGDELAAQLFRAYLKQILVDGFFHADPHPGNLILTHDRRLGILDLGMTGRVQQRMRDQLVHLLAGISEGNGIQTAEAALGIAEAKEDALDREGFISAVEEIVGAAKMQSLKHIDVGSLVLEVTRACANAGLRIPGEVSMIGKALLNLDRVGRCLSPGFDPHQAIQQHLGEISRARVKETLTSANLMGILTESKQFLGQLPLRANRIMDLLADNKIKVRVDSIDEKALIVGLQKVANRITLGLILAALIVGSSMLARVETSFRLFGYPGFAMLFFLIAAIGGVILFVQIMMKDR; via the coding sequence ATGAACCTCTCCCCTGTGCACCTGAAGCGCTACAAGGACATTGCCGCCCTTTTCATGAAGTATGGTCGCGGCGACCTCTTGGCGCATGCTGACCTTCCCGTCACGGAGACTCCCGAGAAAACCACGGACGACCAACCGCCCGCTCAACTTGCAGACGACATCGAAAAGCTGGGGCCGGCCTTCGTGAAGATCGGCCAGTTGCTCTCCACCCGCTCCGATCTCCTGCCACCGGCCTATCTCGACGCCCTGGGACGCTTGCAAGACAAGGTGGAAGCGGTGGACTACGAGGAGATCGAAAACACCGTGCAAGCGGAGCTCGGCGTCCGCGTTTCAAAGGCCTTCGAATCCTTCGAACGCAAGCCGCTCGCCGCTGCCTCGCTCGGGCAGGTCCACCTCGCCACCTTGCGCGGCGGCCGCCAGGTGGCGGTGAAGGTCCAGCGCCCCGGCATTCGCCGGAAGATCTCGGAAGATCTGGAGAGCCTCGAATCCATTGCCACCTTCCTCGACGAGCATACCGACTTCGGAAAGAAGTACGAAACCCTCCGCATCGTGGATCAATTCCGCGGCAGCATCCTCCGCGAGCTGGACTACCAGCGGGAGGCCGCCAGCTTGAAGGAGATCCGCGCGAACCTCTCCGGCTTCTCCCGCCTGGTTGTGCCGCAGGTCGTGGATGACTATTCGAGCGGTCGGGTCCTCACCATGGACTATGTTCCCGGCACCAAGATCCCGGCTCTCTCCGGCGCCGTTCTAACAGATCTGGATGGTGACGAACTGGCGGCTCAGCTCTTCCGCGCCTATCTCAAGCAAATCCTCGTCGATGGTTTCTTCCACGCCGACCCCCACCCGGGCAACCTGATCCTCACCCACGACCGCCGTCTCGGGATCCTGGATCTCGGAATGACCGGCCGCGTGCAGCAGCGCATGCGCGACCAACTCGTGCACCTGCTGGCGGGCATCAGCGAGGGAAATGGCATCCAGACAGCGGAAGCCGCGCTCGGCATCGCCGAGGCGAAGGAGGACGCACTGGACCGCGAGGGCTTCATCAGCGCCGTGGAAGAAATCGTCGGCGCGGCGAAGATGCAGTCGCTCAAGCACATCGATGTGGGCTCGCTGGTGCTTGAAGTCACCCGTGCCTGCGCGAATGCCGGGCTGCGCATCCCGGGCGAAGTGAGCATGATCGGCAAGGCGCTTCTCAATCTGGACCGCGTGGGCCGCTGCCTGAGCCCGGGCTTCGATCCCCATCAGGCCATTCAACAGCACCTCGGTGAGATCAGTCGGGCACGGGTGAAGGAAACCCTGACCTCCGCGAATCTCATGGGCATTCTCACGGAGTCGAAGCAGTTCCTCGGTCAGTTGCCGCTGCGCGCGAACCGGATCATGGATCTGCTGGCGGACAACAAGATCAAGGTGCGGGTGGATTCCATCGATGAGAAGGCGCTCATCGTGGGCCTCCAGAAGGTGGCGAACCGAATCACCCTCGGTCTCATCCTCGCCGCGCTCATCGTGGGCTCTTCCATGCTGGCGCGGGTGGAGACCAGCTTCCGCCTCTTCGGCTATCCCGGCTTCGCCATGCTGTTCTTCCTCATCGCCGCGATCGGCGGCGTAATCCTCTTCGTGCAGATCATGATGAAGGACCGATGA
- a CDS encoding ferritin-like domain-containing protein — MAKLSSIQVLLVQEIKDLYSAETQLVKALPKMAKAASNEELVKGFKSHLEETKGQVTRLEKAAEILGVTPKGKVCKAMKGLVEEGAEAIEEEGDPNVKDLALIGAAQRVEHYEIAGYGTARALAEALQLDEIVSLLQATLDEESTCDTTLTDLAQTIIGEIGELVPDA, encoded by the coding sequence ATGGCAAAACTATCATCCATTCAAGTACTACTGGTACAGGAGATCAAAGACCTGTATAGCGCGGAGACCCAACTCGTGAAGGCACTGCCCAAGATGGCGAAGGCGGCAAGCAACGAGGAGCTGGTCAAGGGCTTCAAATCCCACCTGGAAGAAACCAAGGGACAAGTCACGCGGCTCGAGAAAGCTGCGGAGATCCTCGGCGTTACGCCCAAGGGAAAGGTCTGCAAGGCCATGAAGGGCCTGGTGGAAGAGGGGGCGGAAGCGATCGAGGAGGAAGGAGACCCGAACGTGAAGGATCTGGCGCTGATCGGCGCCGCCCAGCGCGTGGAGCACTACGAGATCGCCGGCTACGGCACGGCGCGGGCTTTGGCCGAAGCGCTGCAGCTGGACGAGATCGTCAGCCTGCTCCAGGCGACCCTCGATGAGGAAAGCACCTGTGATACCACGCTCACGGATCTCGCGCAGACGATCATCGGCGAGATCGGGGAGCTGGTACCCGATGCCTGA
- a CDS encoding fasciclin domain-containing protein, with translation MKHTIASLLFAAFSLAPVMAQETVVEEARKVEVQTDEDGNTVRKVETERTVVPVVPVAPAAGATYEKSIMGRIASSASYSKFKTALEAAGLDQTLTGTGPFTVFVPTNRAFEKMNSQSFDDLLKPENRSLLVSLLQRHIIPQQVKGEEFKTGEYMTSGSELIHVKVESGKITIGQASVTMSNDIAGNGLMHVVDGVITAPVTAPR, from the coding sequence ATGAAACACACGATTGCCTCATTGCTCTTCGCGGCCTTCTCCCTCGCGCCTGTCATGGCACAGGAAACCGTCGTGGAGGAGGCCCGAAAGGTCGAAGTCCAGACCGACGAGGATGGTAACACAGTCCGCAAGGTGGAAACGGAACGCACTGTGGTGCCTGTGGTGCCGGTCGCTCCGGCTGCCGGTGCCACGTATGAGAAGTCGATCATGGGGCGGATCGCGTCATCGGCCTCCTACTCGAAATTCAAGACCGCGCTGGAGGCAGCCGGCTTGGACCAGACGCTGACGGGCACGGGTCCCTTCACCGTCTTCGTGCCGACCAACCGGGCCTTCGAGAAGATGAACAGCCAGTCCTTCGACGATCTGCTGAAGCCGGAGAACCGCTCGCTGCTGGTGAGTCTGCTCCAGCGCCACATCATCCCGCAGCAGGTCAAGGGCGAGGAATTCAAGACGGGAGAATACATGACCAGCGGTAGCGAGCTAATCCATGTGAAGGTGGAATCCGGGAAGATCACGATCGGGCAAGCCAGTGTGACCATGTCGAACGACATCGCGGGAAATGGCCTGATGCATGTGGTGGACGGTGTGATCACTGCCCCGGTAACGGCCCCGCGCTGA
- a CDS encoding DUF4112 domain-containing protein gives MRNVTPGHIDKGEGEASGGKRSASGTIASLMDDFIRIPGTDIRIGLDPILGLFPGLGDTVSSLVGLAIVHEAGRRGVSRKVLIVMALNILANAAVGSLPVVGDFFSVWFKSNRRNHDLLQKAVSAEMSPANREKAVRRAGSFAIMLIAAVILGVVLIIIGSLALLKLIFDWMSA, from the coding sequence ATGAGAAACGTCACTCCGGGACATATCGACAAGGGCGAGGGCGAGGCGAGCGGCGGCAAGCGTTCGGCCTCGGGCACGATCGCGTCCTTGATGGACGACTTCATCCGCATCCCGGGGACGGATATCAGGATCGGGCTCGATCCGATTCTGGGACTCTTTCCCGGGCTGGGAGATACGGTGTCCTCGCTTGTCGGTCTGGCCATTGTCCACGAGGCGGGACGGAGGGGCGTCTCGCGGAAGGTGCTGATCGTAATGGCGCTCAATATCCTCGCGAATGCGGCGGTCGGGTCGCTCCCGGTGGTCGGGGACTTCTTCTCGGTTTGGTTCAAATCCAACCGCCGGAATCACGATCTGCTGCAGAAGGCTGTCTCCGCGGAGATGTCGCCGGCCAATCGCGAGAAGGCGGTCCGGCGTGCGGGCAGCTTTGCGATTATGCTGATCGCCGCGGTGATTCTCGGAGTCGTGCTGATCATCATCGGCTCGCTGGCGCTGCTGAAGCTGATCTTCGACTGGATGTCGGCCTGA
- a CDS encoding DUF6988 family protein — protein MNRRNTKSNSPLEQSIELAGRLAPVLGQEPRSSKPRFQLSRSFCEVAIEHTESARLLLMQGNVGSATGLLRSGFEAVLRAVWIHYRVAESSVAKLAERLTTEESARHSDNLPMIKEMLDDLEMRKGVPIRVLRSLRRFGLDVLKESNSAVHSGPLAIYRHRCGYPDEMRQRLLCSLNDLLLAIARVRNLLRGAGGKRSGLDLIAREFADCLPPLEMGA, from the coding sequence ATGAACCGACGAAACACTAAATCGAACTCACCGCTTGAACAATCCATCGAACTGGCTGGCCGACTGGCTCCGGTGCTCGGACAAGAGCCGCGATCATCCAAGCCGCGCTTCCAGTTAAGCCGCAGCTTCTGCGAAGTCGCGATAGAGCACACGGAAAGTGCCAGGCTGCTCCTGATGCAAGGAAATGTCGGCTCCGCCACCGGGCTTCTCCGCTCGGGATTCGAAGCCGTGCTGCGAGCGGTGTGGATCCATTACCGTGTAGCAGAATCATCAGTCGCGAAGCTCGCGGAGCGACTGACTACGGAAGAGTCGGCACGGCATTCGGACAATCTGCCGATGATCAAAGAGATGTTGGACGACCTCGAGATGAGAAAAGGTGTGCCTATCCGGGTCCTTCGCTCCTTGCGCCGCTTCGGGCTGGACGTGTTGAAGGAGTCGAACTCTGCTGTCCATAGCGGTCCCCTCGCCATCTACCGTCATCGCTGCGGTTACCCGGATGAAATGAGGCAGCGATTGCTGTGCAGCTTGAACGACCTTCTTCTGGCGATCGCGAGAGTCCGGAACCTTCTCCGCGGAGCTGGTGGAAAGCGGAGCGGGCTGGATCTGATCGCGAGGGAGTTTGCGGACTGCCTGCCTCCGCTCGAGATGGGCGCGTAG